A window from Microbacterium ginsengiterrae encodes these proteins:
- a CDS encoding cation acetate symporter — protein MNPIFDLIGVGLVIVATLLIGVYGLRVSRTTSDFFVASRTVRPVWNASAISGEYLSAGTFLGLSGLVLLEGARGFWFPIGYAAGYLLVLVFVAAPLRRSGAYTIPDFIEARLESVRARRVTSAAVLIIGWLYIVPQLHGAGLTLSVVAGLPEWVGEVAVAVLVAGSVAAGGMRAITYVQAFQYWLKLFALLVPLVCIVFALTGGPRDVDPVLIFPAEAGPAGFELYETMSLMLALVLGTMGLPHVLVRFYTSPTGVSARQTTVLVIVMVSAFYAVSSGMGLVSRIVAPDLADPAVADTAALVLPARVFPGLFGELLTALVVAGAFAAFLATSAGLIVSLAGVISQDVFSGSVRAFRLSAVLCAAVPLAVALLTSPAGLGSSVGMVFVFAASMLSPVVLLGVWWAGLTARGAVAGMVTGGLAPALALLVHTAVGGVGAAAPFLAQPAAWTIPLATAVTVGVSLLGGGAAPSRADRFLARLHTPERAEGRPPGRSSGADPAEHRPSSGE, from the coding sequence ATGAACCCGATCTTCGACCTCATCGGCGTGGGTCTTGTCATCGTCGCGACGCTGCTGATCGGCGTGTACGGGCTTCGAGTCTCCCGCACCACCAGCGACTTCTTCGTCGCATCGCGCACCGTGCGTCCGGTGTGGAACGCCTCCGCGATCAGCGGCGAATACCTGTCTGCCGGGACCTTCCTCGGCCTGTCAGGACTCGTGCTGCTCGAAGGCGCCAGAGGGTTCTGGTTCCCGATCGGCTACGCCGCGGGCTACCTGCTCGTGCTCGTCTTCGTCGCCGCGCCCCTTCGCCGCAGCGGTGCGTACACGATTCCCGACTTCATCGAGGCGAGGCTCGAGAGTGTGCGTGCACGACGCGTGACGAGCGCGGCGGTCCTGATCATCGGGTGGCTGTACATCGTGCCGCAGCTGCATGGTGCCGGTCTCACTCTGAGTGTCGTGGCCGGCCTCCCGGAGTGGGTGGGCGAGGTCGCGGTCGCTGTCCTCGTCGCGGGCTCAGTCGCCGCCGGTGGCATGCGCGCGATCACGTATGTGCAGGCTTTCCAGTACTGGTTGAAGCTCTTCGCGCTGCTCGTGCCACTGGTGTGCATCGTCTTCGCGCTCACCGGCGGACCGCGTGATGTCGACCCGGTGCTGATCTTCCCCGCCGAGGCCGGTCCTGCCGGTTTCGAGCTGTACGAGACCATGTCGCTCATGCTCGCGCTGGTGCTCGGGACGATGGGGCTGCCGCACGTCCTGGTGCGCTTCTACACCAGCCCGACGGGCGTCTCCGCACGGCAGACGACGGTGCTGGTGATCGTGATGGTGAGCGCGTTCTACGCTGTCTCCAGCGGTATGGGCCTCGTGTCCCGCATCGTCGCCCCCGACTTGGCCGATCCCGCCGTCGCGGACACGGCGGCGCTCGTCCTGCCGGCACGCGTGTTCCCCGGCCTGTTCGGTGAACTCCTCACGGCGCTGGTGGTCGCCGGTGCGTTCGCGGCGTTCCTGGCGACATCCGCAGGACTGATCGTGTCGCTGGCCGGCGTGATCAGTCAGGACGTCTTCTCAGGGTCGGTACGCGCGTTCCGCCTCTCCGCGGTCCTGTGCGCCGCGGTGCCACTCGCGGTCGCGCTGCTCACGAGCCCGGCAGGGCTGGGCTCGAGTGTGGGGATGGTGTTCGTCTTCGCCGCATCCATGCTCTCGCCCGTCGTGCTGCTCGGCGTCTGGTGGGCCGGTCTCACGGCGCGCGGCGCTGTCGCGGGGATGGTCACCGGCGGTCTCGCCCCGGCCCTCGCGCTGCTCGTCCACACCGCCGTCGGCGGTGTCGGGGCCGCCGCCCCCTTCCTCGCGCAGCCGGCCGCGTGGACCATTCCGCTCGCGACCGCGGTGACCGTCGGCGTCTCGCTGCTGGGGGGCGGAGCCGCGCCTTCGCGCGCCGATCGATTCCTTGCGCGGCTGCACACGCCGGAGCGCGCAGAGGGGCGCCCACCTGGTCGCTCCTCCGGCGCCGACCCTGCCGAACATCGCCCTTCGAGTGGCGAATAG
- a CDS encoding S8 family peptidase, translated as MGRSPLRLTVGATLAALVIGTSATASFAGVEEVTHPTPVDGTPGHYIVVMKADPLATYEGDTKGLRRTKPDQGSQLDAQSPDSQKYIAHLENEQRKLAKAEGVTPDTTYQVTLNGFSADLSGEQVDALRASKDVLEVFPDEIRHPDAQSSTDFLGLGDDTAGAGGVWEATGGVDRAGEGVVVGVIDTGIAPEHPSFAGDKLKKKNNKKSEGQPYTDGSYVYFDKSDGTQFRSKIVQGQDWDKHDYTTKLVGGQYFSTGAAAAGYDFSSDYLSPRDGDGHGSHTASTAAGEFGVEATVEGTGLGTISGVAPAAKVAAYKACFVGPDPLVSSDDICALSDLVAAIDQAVADGVDVINYSIGGGAATSVLEPDDIAFLNAAAAGVFVSVSAGNSGPDPVTADHASPWYTTVAASTIPTWEGTVSFDGFAQAGASVSVPFGETITGPSIYAGDAAAAGAADAALCMPGTLDPAKVAGRIVVCDRGVNARAEKSQVVADAGGIGVVLVNVPGEADSLDNDFHVIPTVHLAAANREAVLAYVRGGTDRPITLTGENTTDQTTPVPQIAGFSSRGPMQADGSDVMKPDIAAPGVAILAATNSGRKDAPTFGILSGTSMAAPHVAGLGALYLGERPNASPAEIKSAMMTTAYDTVNADGSANRDPFAQGAGHVDPTRFFEPGMLYLNGVTDWLAFLEGKGLADFDGVEPIDGSDLNLASISIGTLASAQSVTRTVTSTEAGAFTASVDMPGVDVTVEPSTLSFGGPGETATYTVTFANDSAAVEQWATGSLTWSSESRAVRTPIAVFPVTADAPAETSGTGADGSTVVEIIPGVDGELPLTTAGLTPFELLTDPDNPVDGHTGDENSGDANKDVAWIVEVPEGTALSRFDLDSSDDEGSDLDLTVYRVVSADDLRYYEMWQSATVSADEQVTIPTPATGTYLVVANVYSTSGPMTWDMTYANVAADGEGGFAASPNPLPVVQGEQTAFELSWSGLTAGTRYLGVVQYGDSAVRTIVTVDTE; from the coding sequence ATGGGTCGATCACCTCTCCGGTTGACAGTCGGCGCGACACTCGCCGCACTGGTCATCGGAACCTCGGCAACTGCAAGCTTCGCCGGCGTCGAGGAGGTGACGCATCCGACCCCGGTCGACGGGACGCCAGGACACTACATCGTCGTCATGAAGGCCGACCCGCTGGCCACCTACGAGGGCGACACGAAGGGCCTTCGGCGCACGAAGCCCGATCAGGGCTCCCAGCTCGACGCGCAGTCCCCTGATTCGCAGAAGTACATCGCGCACCTCGAGAACGAACAACGCAAGCTCGCCAAGGCAGAGGGGGTCACCCCTGACACGACGTACCAGGTGACGCTCAACGGCTTCAGCGCCGACCTCAGCGGCGAGCAGGTCGATGCCCTTCGTGCGTCGAAGGACGTGCTCGAGGTGTTCCCCGATGAGATCCGGCACCCTGACGCGCAGTCCTCGACGGACTTCCTCGGGCTCGGCGACGACACGGCCGGTGCCGGGGGCGTCTGGGAAGCCACCGGTGGAGTCGACCGTGCAGGTGAGGGCGTGGTCGTGGGCGTCATCGACACCGGGATCGCCCCGGAGCATCCGTCCTTCGCCGGTGACAAGCTCAAGAAGAAGAACAACAAGAAGAGCGAGGGACAGCCGTACACCGACGGCTCCTACGTGTACTTCGACAAGTCCGACGGGACCCAGTTCCGCAGCAAGATCGTGCAGGGCCAGGACTGGGACAAGCACGACTACACGACCAAGCTCGTCGGCGGACAGTACTTCTCGACCGGCGCCGCGGCGGCCGGATACGACTTCTCGTCCGACTACCTGTCGCCCCGCGACGGCGACGGTCACGGGTCTCACACCGCGAGCACCGCGGCCGGTGAGTTCGGCGTGGAGGCGACCGTCGAGGGTACCGGTCTCGGCACGATCTCCGGAGTCGCGCCGGCGGCCAAGGTCGCCGCGTACAAGGCCTGTTTCGTCGGACCGGACCCGCTCGTCAGCTCCGACGACATCTGCGCCCTCAGCGACCTCGTCGCCGCGATCGACCAGGCCGTCGCCGACGGCGTCGACGTGATCAACTACTCGATCGGTGGAGGGGCGGCCACCTCCGTCCTCGAGCCGGACGACATCGCCTTCCTCAACGCGGCGGCCGCCGGTGTCTTCGTCTCGGTGAGTGCCGGCAACTCGGGTCCCGATCCCGTGACGGCCGACCACGCGTCGCCCTGGTACACCACGGTCGCGGCATCCACGATCCCCACGTGGGAGGGCACGGTCAGCTTCGACGGATTCGCGCAGGCCGGGGCATCGGTCTCCGTGCCGTTCGGCGAGACCATCACCGGCCCGTCGATCTATGCCGGCGACGCGGCGGCCGCCGGCGCGGCGGACGCGGCTCTGTGCATGCCCGGCACGCTCGATCCGGCCAAGGTCGCCGGTCGCATCGTCGTGTGCGACCGCGGGGTGAACGCCCGCGCGGAGAAGTCACAGGTCGTGGCGGATGCCGGCGGGATCGGTGTCGTGCTCGTCAACGTCCCCGGTGAGGCCGACTCGCTCGACAACGACTTCCACGTCATCCCGACCGTGCACCTCGCGGCCGCGAACCGTGAGGCCGTTCTCGCCTACGTGCGAGGCGGCACGGATCGTCCGATCACTCTGACCGGCGAGAACACGACCGACCAGACGACCCCGGTTCCGCAGATCGCCGGGTTCTCCAGCCGTGGCCCGATGCAGGCGGACGGCAGCGACGTGATGAAGCCGGACATCGCCGCACCCGGTGTGGCGATCCTCGCCGCCACGAACAGCGGCCGAAAGGACGCTCCGACCTTCGGCATCCTCTCGGGGACGTCGATGGCGGCACCGCACGTCGCCGGACTCGGTGCGCTGTACCTCGGCGAGCGTCCGAACGCCTCACCCGCGGAGATCAAGTCGGCCATGATGACGACCGCCTACGACACGGTGAACGCCGACGGCTCGGCGAACCGCGATCCGTTCGCACAGGGTGCCGGCCACGTGGACCCGACGCGGTTCTTCGAGCCGGGGATGCTGTACCTCAACGGTGTGACGGACTGGTTGGCGTTCCTCGAGGGCAAGGGGTTGGCGGACTTCGACGGCGTCGAGCCGATCGACGGCAGCGACCTGAACCTCGCGTCGATCTCCATCGGCACGCTGGCCAGTGCGCAGTCCGTGACCCGCACGGTCACATCGACCGAAGCGGGGGCGTTCACGGCCTCCGTGGACATGCCCGGTGTGGACGTCACGGTCGAGCCGTCGACGCTCTCCTTCGGTGGTCCGGGTGAGACGGCGACCTACACCGTCACGTTCGCCAACGACAGCGCCGCGGTCGAGCAGTGGGCGACGGGGTCGCTCACCTGGTCGAGCGAATCGCGAGCAGTGCGCACGCCGATCGCGGTGTTCCCGGTGACCGCCGACGCTCCGGCGGAGACGTCGGGTACGGGTGCGGACGGATCGACGGTCGTCGAGATCATTCCAGGGGTCGACGGTGAGCTGCCGCTGACGACGGCCGGTCTCACGCCGTTCGAGTTGCTGACGGACCCGGACAACCCCGTCGACGGGCACACCGGCGACGAGAACTCCGGTGACGCGAACAAGGACGTCGCATGGATCGTCGAGGTGCCGGAGGGCACCGCGCTGTCCCGCTTCGACCTGGACTCCTCGGATGACGAGGGCAGCGACCTCGATCTGACCGTGTACCGGGTGGTGTCCGCGGATGACCTGCGGTACTACGAGATGTGGCAGTCGGCGACCGTGTCGGCGGACGAGCAGGTCACGATCCCGACCCCGGCGACCGGCACCTACCTCGTCGTCGCGAACGTCTACTCCACGTCGGGGCCGATGACGTGGGACATGACCTACGCCAATGTGGCCGCGGACGGTGAGGGCGGCTTCGCCGCCTCGCCGAACCCGCTTCCTGTCGTGCAGGGGGAGCAGACCGCGTTCGAGCTGAGCTGGTCCGGTCTCACCGCCGGCACGCGGTACCTCGGCGTGGTCCAGTACGGCGACTCCGCCGTGCGGACGATCGTCACGGTCGACACCGAGTAG
- a CDS encoding heavy metal transporter produces the protein MTTPPPRRVRVTADTPATRAPAPGSRAQTRGIALPGSPVDDADAVYSRALRRSQLRLALGTVVGFVVVTAALTLAIALIPAVDDIVVAGLPLSWILHAFGFYPVIIVFAVLYLRGAARNESAYRTLEDRE, from the coding sequence ATGACGACGCCCCCGCCGCGCCGGGTGCGCGTGACGGCCGACACCCCGGCGACGCGCGCACCGGCGCCCGGCTCGCGCGCACAGACCAGAGGGATCGCGTTGCCGGGTTCCCCCGTCGACGATGCGGATGCCGTCTACTCCCGAGCGCTTCGGCGCAGCCAGCTGCGGCTCGCCCTCGGCACGGTCGTCGGTTTCGTTGTGGTCACCGCCGCACTGACTCTGGCCATCGCGCTCATCCCCGCGGTCGACGACATCGTGGTCGCGGGTCTGCCGCTGTCGTGGATCCTGCACGCGTTCGGCTTCTACCCGGTGATCATCGTGTTCGCGGTGCTGTACCTGCGCGGTGCCGCCCGCAACGAGAGCGCATATCGCACACTCGAGGACCGGGAATGA
- the recQ gene encoding DNA helicase RecQ, whose amino-acid sequence MPQNPGDPYEDLPWPDEPWEDAPPPEEMDWTPQGSGYEPPLDWGEGPQTSVGAVATASARKAAPSKYPSAAEALHTVFGYEAFRADQAQIVEQVIGGGDAVVLMPTGGGKSITYQVPALVREGTGLVISPLIALMHDQVDALRANGVNAAYLNSTQAPAERAEVERAYLAGELDLIYVAPERLSSPATTRLLQRGVLSVIAIDEAHCVSQWGHDFRPDYLALGDLGERFPGVPRMALTATATRATHRELTERLRLEGAKHFVASFDRPNIQYRIVPKVDPRKQLVSFIRSMPDGSAGIVYALSRKSVEQTATYLAAQGFDALPYHAGLPAEVRAANQSRFLREDGVVMVATIAFGMGIDKPDVRFVAHIDLPKSVEGYYQETGRAGRDGEPSVAWMAYGLGDVVQQRRLIDQSPGDRTFKMRMGQHLDAMLALCETVECRRQNLLNYFGQESGPCGNCDTCLEKPDTFDGLVPAQKLLSTIVRLKRERNQAFGAGHLIDILRGSSNDRIRQQRHDGLATYGIGSDLSDQDWRSVVRQLLARGILVAQGDYGTLAPGEAAGGVLRGETPVPLRKDTMGRVSTSRARKTSAASEAVAEGDRSLFEALRVWRAETAREIGKPAYIVFGDATLRALAELRPASVSDLEGITGIGEKKREAYGDSVLAVIAAN is encoded by the coding sequence ATGCCGCAGAATCCTGGTGACCCGTACGAGGATCTGCCCTGGCCGGACGAGCCGTGGGAGGACGCCCCGCCGCCGGAGGAGATGGACTGGACCCCGCAGGGATCCGGGTACGAGCCCCCGCTCGACTGGGGGGAGGGCCCGCAGACTTCCGTCGGCGCCGTGGCGACGGCGTCTGCTCGCAAAGCCGCTCCGTCGAAGTACCCGAGTGCTGCCGAGGCGCTGCACACCGTCTTCGGGTATGAGGCGTTCCGTGCCGATCAGGCGCAGATCGTCGAGCAGGTGATCGGCGGCGGGGATGCCGTCGTGCTCATGCCGACCGGTGGCGGCAAGAGCATCACGTATCAAGTGCCCGCGCTCGTGCGCGAGGGCACCGGACTCGTCATCAGTCCGCTCATCGCACTCATGCACGATCAGGTCGATGCGCTGCGTGCCAACGGTGTGAACGCGGCGTATCTCAACTCCACGCAGGCGCCCGCTGAGCGCGCCGAGGTCGAGCGCGCCTACCTGGCCGGTGAGCTCGACCTCATCTACGTCGCGCCGGAGCGGCTGTCGTCTCCCGCGACGACGCGTCTGCTGCAGCGCGGTGTGCTGAGCGTCATCGCGATCGATGAGGCGCACTGCGTGTCGCAGTGGGGTCACGACTTCCGCCCGGACTACCTGGCATTGGGTGATCTCGGCGAGCGATTCCCCGGTGTGCCGCGGATGGCCCTCACAGCCACCGCGACCCGCGCCACGCACCGCGAGCTCACCGAGCGGTTGCGTCTCGAAGGCGCGAAGCATTTCGTGGCGAGCTTCGACCGGCCGAACATCCAGTACCGCATCGTGCCGAAGGTCGATCCGCGCAAGCAGCTCGTCTCGTTCATCCGCTCGATGCCCGACGGCTCCGCCGGCATCGTCTATGCGCTCAGTCGCAAGTCCGTCGAGCAGACCGCGACGTACCTCGCCGCGCAGGGATTCGACGCGCTGCCCTATCACGCGGGTCTGCCCGCAGAGGTCAGAGCGGCGAACCAGTCGCGGTTCCTCCGCGAGGACGGCGTCGTGATGGTCGCCACCATCGCGTTCGGCATGGGGATCGACAAGCCGGACGTGCGGTTCGTCGCGCACATCGACCTGCCGAAATCCGTCGAGGGGTACTACCAGGAGACCGGTCGCGCCGGTCGAGACGGTGAGCCATCGGTCGCGTGGATGGCGTACGGTCTCGGCGACGTCGTGCAGCAGCGGCGGCTGATCGATCAGAGCCCCGGTGACCGCACGTTCAAGATGCGGATGGGGCAGCACCTCGACGCGATGCTCGCCCTGTGCGAGACGGTCGAGTGTCGCCGTCAGAATCTTCTGAACTACTTCGGGCAGGAGTCAGGGCCCTGCGGCAACTGCGACACATGTCTGGAGAAACCCGACACCTTCGACGGGCTCGTGCCCGCGCAGAAGCTCCTCTCCACGATCGTGCGACTCAAGCGCGAGCGCAATCAGGCCTTCGGTGCCGGGCACCTGATCGACATCCTCCGTGGGTCCTCGAACGACCGCATCCGGCAGCAGCGGCACGACGGCCTCGCCACCTACGGCATCGGCAGTGACCTCTCCGATCAGGACTGGCGCAGCGTCGTGCGTCAGCTTCTCGCTCGCGGCATCCTCGTCGCACAAGGGGACTACGGCACCCTCGCCCCGGGTGAGGCAGCGGGCGGCGTCCTGCGGGGCGAGACCCCCGTTCCGCTGCGGAAAGACACCATGGGGCGCGTCAGCACGAGCCGTGCGCGCAAGACATCAGCGGCCTCAGAAGCGGTTGCCGAGGGCGATCGGTCGCTGTTCGAGGCGCTGCGCGTGTGGCGTGCGGAGACCGCGCGCGAGATCGGAAAGCCGGCGTACATCGTCTTCGGAGACGCGACTCTGCGTGCTCTCGCGGAACTGCGTCCGGCGTCCGTGAGCGACCTCGAAGGCATTACCGGAATCGGCGAGAAGAAGCGCGAAGCGTACGGCGATTCCGTGCTCGCCGTGATCGCCGCGAACTGA
- a CDS encoding pirin family protein, translated as MIGQRTLLLEPREVPLGGVRAMSVLRTLPNRDIPTVGAWCFLDRFGPDEVRMRVDPHPHIGLQTVTWPLVGRIRHRDSEGNDVTLERGQLNLMTAGDGISHSEYSVGDDPIPLDALQLWVVLPDSARAGAAGFEQHTSLPSVTVPAETGANAAGTVVLGEFAGVRSPATVYTPIVGAEFALAPASRVVLPLDPAWEHAVVLIDGDLTVDDRMPAPDEMLYLGDSRSGVTLSTTTGARIFLLGGEPFEEDLVMWWNFAARTHDEIERAREDWESAEAAARFGRVVDHGEERIPAPELPHVTLKPRRRSI; from the coding sequence ATGATCGGTCAACGGACCCTCCTGCTCGAACCGCGGGAGGTGCCGCTGGGCGGCGTCCGCGCCATGAGCGTGCTGCGGACGCTTCCGAACCGCGACATCCCGACGGTCGGCGCCTGGTGCTTCCTCGACCGGTTCGGCCCCGACGAGGTGCGCATGCGGGTCGATCCGCATCCGCACATCGGTCTTCAGACCGTCACATGGCCACTGGTCGGGCGCATCCGCCACCGGGACTCGGAGGGCAACGACGTCACCCTCGAGCGCGGCCAGCTCAATCTCATGACGGCGGGCGACGGCATCTCGCATTCGGAGTACTCCGTGGGGGACGACCCGATCCCCCTCGACGCCCTGCAGCTGTGGGTCGTGCTGCCCGACTCCGCGCGCGCCGGCGCGGCGGGATTCGAGCAGCACACGTCCCTGCCCTCGGTGACGGTGCCGGCGGAGACCGGTGCGAACGCCGCCGGCACAGTGGTCCTCGGGGAGTTCGCCGGTGTCCGTTCCCCCGCGACCGTGTACACACCCATCGTCGGCGCGGAGTTCGCGCTGGCTCCCGCCAGTCGTGTCGTCCTGCCACTCGACCCGGCCTGGGAGCACGCCGTCGTCCTCATCGACGGTGACCTGACCGTCGATGACCGGATGCCGGCACCCGACGAGATGCTCTACCTCGGCGACTCTCGATCCGGAGTGACGCTCTCGACGACAACGGGCGCGCGGATCTTCCTGCTCGGCGGAGAACCCTTTGAAGAAGACCTCGTGATGTGGTGGAACTTCGCCGCGCGGACGCACGACGAGATCGAGCGGGCGCGTGAGGACTGGGAGTCGGCGGAGGCCGCGGCGCGGTTCGGGCGGGTCGTCGACCACGGTGAGGAGCGGATTCCGGCCCCTGAACTCCCCCACGTCACGCTGAAACCCCGGCGCCGCTCGATCTGA
- a CDS encoding GNAT family N-acetyltransferase yields the protein MTEEPTVTRNDAASRYEIRVGDTLAGFAEFKERRGEILFTHTEVDPAFQGKGLAPILASRALADAVASGTTIVPYCPYIARYLTRNEVDGADIRWPQLPTDPAASS from the coding sequence ATGACCGAAGAGCCCACTGTCACCCGAAACGATGCCGCATCGCGCTACGAGATCCGCGTCGGCGACACCCTCGCCGGCTTCGCCGAGTTCAAGGAACGCCGCGGGGAGATCCTCTTCACCCACACCGAGGTCGACCCGGCCTTCCAGGGCAAGGGCCTGGCCCCGATCCTGGCCTCCCGCGCCCTCGCCGACGCCGTGGCATCCGGCACGACGATCGTCCCGTACTGCCCGTACATCGCCCGTTACCTCACGCGCAACGAGGTCGATGGGGCGGACATCCGCTGGCCGCAGCTTCCGACCGATCCCGCTGCGTCATCATGA